A window of Diabrotica virgifera virgifera chromosome 9, PGI_DIABVI_V3a contains these coding sequences:
- the LOC126891221 gene encoding putative uncharacterized protein DDB_G0282133 — METRLNKKQKETEERYSEEGIENVDEEISITETTIKESTTEMSTMDRILQMLQIQEENSRRQAEKIKKSIDENSKRQDLGFKQMEQRLEQHKEDVQMYLKQMKHEVEQKTKEISQNLEKHTKKLQNLEKHVEDRDEEIEDRFKKLDKKLLEVKSQHNTGERRQVIIHNGAENKVQFGGDIKKQHPVPFIRMLKNKKQGYEEFEEAKDMIRTHFKDGAALWFESKQNELQDWEEFERKFLRYYWGKEKQMVVNSELQNGKYDEKLGISEEKYALQVYASGQYLNYNYSEEQLVELITRHFDNTMEDYVTLQGYRDMDSLCQFLVVREARRKERRTGRQTENNGNNQTKRTNNYRQSRNENPYRYNGYRDNEGQRYTNNFNQNRYEQNRNGYHQNRFQNSGRNYNNQPYQPNAGRENFNRGNQYNNNNGQGREQNREINSLSFTREGENEQGHQEMDNVEVEINRAGSYFQEGTH, encoded by the coding sequence ATGGAGACAAGactcaacaaaaaacaaaaggaAACAGAAGAACGTTATAGCGAGGAAGGAATAGAAAATGTAGACGAAGAAATTAGTATTACAGAAACAACAATCAAGGAGAGTACCACAGAAATGTCAACAATGGATAGGATATTACAAATGCTACAGATACAGGAAGAAAACAGTAGAAGACAagcagaaaaaataaaaaaaagcataGATGAAAACAGTAAACGACAAGATCTAGGTTTTAAACAAATGGAGCAGAGACTAGAACAGCATAAAGAGGATGTACAAATGTATTTAAAACAGATGAAACATGAAGTAGAGCAGAAAACAAAGGAAATTAGccaaaatttagaaaaacatacCAAGAAACTACAGAATTTGGAGAAACATGTAGAAGATAGAGACGAGGAAATAGAGGATAGATTTAAAAAATTGGATAAGAAACTATTGGAAGTAAAATCACAACATAATACTGGAGAAAGAAGACAAGTAATTATACACAATGGAGCAGAAAATAAGGtccaatttggcggggatataAAGAAACAGCACCCAGTCCCGTTTATTAGgatgcttaaaaataaaaaacaaggaTATGAAGAGTTTGAAGAGGCTAAGGATATGATAAGGACTCATTTTAAGGATGGAGCAGCATTATGGTTCGAGAGTAAGCAAAATGAGTTGCAAGATTGGgaggaatttgaaagaaaatttttgagatattattGGGGAAAAGAGAAACAGATGGTCGTAAATAGTGAACTACAAAATGGAAAATATGATGAGAAACTAGGAATATCCGAAGAGAAATATGCATTGCAAGTATACGCCAGTGGgcaatatttaaattataattattcggaAGAACAGCTAGTTGAATTGATAACAAGACATTTTGACAATACAATGGAAGACTATGTCACCTTGCAAGGATATAGGGACATGGACAGTTTATGCCAGTTTTTAGTTGTAAGAGAGGCTCGAAGAAAAGAAAGAAGGACCGGTAGACAAACGGAAAACAATGGGAACAACCAAACAAAGCGCACAAACAACTACAGACAGTCTCGTAATGAAAATCCTTACCGATACAATGGATATAGGGATAATGAGGGACAAAGATATACAAACAATTTTAATCAAAATAGATATGAACAGAATAGAAATGGATATCATCAAAATAGATTTCAAAACAGTGGGAGAAATTATAACAATCAACCATATCAGCCAAATGCAGGTCGGGAAAATTTTAATAGAGGAAACCAATATAACAACAACAATGGACAAGGAAGAGAACAGAACAGAGAAATAAACAGCCTAAGTTTCACCAGAGAAGGAGAAAATGAACAAGGACACCAAGAAATGGACAATGTGGAAGTAGAAATCAATAGAGCAGGGTCGTATTTTCAGGAGGGCACTCACTAA